In Amphiprion ocellaris isolate individual 3 ecotype Okinawa chromosome 2, ASM2253959v1, whole genome shotgun sequence, the genomic stretch AAGGTCTTATTCCATGCTTTCTTTCAAAGTTCTCAATGTTTAGagtttaataatgtaattaacAATAATGCATATTAATGATGAAAATTTTTAAGTAAACCGAATAAATTCAGACGCTATATAAACTGACTTCAGTAAACTTCAGTTTCTGCATTGTTTGTCAGTGAAACTTTGTAACCAAAGACAAAGTGGTTTCTCTACTTGTTCCTGTTAAATAAGCGAAAGATAGAGGATGGGTTGACTTtatagttttgagaatttctgtaatttcacagcAGCAATAGCAGCGGCTCTAACCTTGTAAATGCTTGTAATGTGATTGTCTTTTATCTGATATTACTGGTGCTTCACTGCATATGATATGAGCAACTCAATTTTTTGTTCAAGTGAAAACTGTTTTGCTATTTCTCCCAATAATGTTGTGTGCGGTAGGTTCCCATGATGATGACAATGGCGatagaaaaaagagacaaaaacggAAGAAGAGCAAAGACAGAAAGTCAAGAAAAAGGTAATATTTTACTTGTCTGAATATTTTTCTGACACCCCATTGAACCTAAGAATCCATCTTTATGCTTGTGTCACAAATTTTACTTCTTTGCCTAGATCTGACTCATCATCAAGAGATGAGGAGACtccaaaaaagaagaagaagcgcAACAGGTCACACTCATCATCTGacgaagaagagaggaggaagaaaaagaaactaaaaagccacaagaagaaatctaaaaaaaacaaaaaggagcaCAGCAAgcatcacaaaaaaagacaaaaggaaaaggaatCATCTTCCTCTTCCAGCTCCGGTGAATCCTCAGAAAGTGACTGAACCAACTAACTTTGCAGCTTCTGGATGtccaatatatttattttccagtTTATGAAAAGTGTGGTTTGCTGACAGTGTTTAAAAAGGCACCTCATATTATTCCATACACGTTTCCATTATGAAGACAAGGACGTAAATGGTTTGctacttaaaaaaacaatgcagagtAGTGTACACTGCAGATGACAGTGCTTTGTGATGACACCAAGTGGTACCTTCTTGTAAacgtaaaaaacaaaaactatgtatttgcatttctttgaagAATtctaaaaaacaaccaaaggcTAGGGAACAGgctttgatttcattttctttgcgTTTCTGGAGCcattgtattt encodes the following:
- the srek1ip1 gene encoding protein SREK1IP1, yielding MAVPGPNKDNIRAGCKKCGYPGHLTFECRNFVRVDPQKDIVLDVSSTSTEESEDDAPAAQRNEKLGRGGQHRKGSHDDDNGDRKKRQKRKKSKDRKSRKRSDSSSRDEETPKKKKKRNRSHSSSDEEERRKKKKLKSHKKKSKKNKKEHSKHHKKRQKEKESSSSSSSGESSESD